From the Phyllobacterium sp. T1293 genome, the window TGCCCACCAGTTCAGTTCCGGTAAATGCGCCGAACACTGCGTTGGGTCTGGCCTCAAGCATCCTTTCAATGTCTGAGAGTTCCCGGCCAACTTCATCCTCATAACTTGAGCCGAACCCTTCCGGTGCTGTTTTCAGAGCATGGAGACGCAACTGCTGGAAGGTCGGTGCATCCTGGGAAGTCAGGACGCGAATCAGCGGGGATAGGGGCATGGGAGTGATCTCTTTGGTATTTCGGCTTTGGAGCGGCAATTTTGCAGAACAATGTGCCAGAAGCAATCACAAGCAAAGAGCCCGGATTGCTTGAGGTTTTGTGAATGTTCGATGAAAAGTTAACCCAACTTTAAAACAAGACCCAACTTTGCCTTATTTCAGGTAAGATAAAAGATGAGGGACGTATTTGTTTGAAACGGAGAGGGTATACTTATGAACAGCAAACTTCTTATTTCGCTTGGTTTGGTTTCGCTTCTCGCACTGACAGCGTGCGGTAAAAAGGAAGAAGAAAAGAAGGCGCCAGCGACAACTGAGCAGCCTGCAGCAACACCTGCTCCTGCCCCTGCAACACCATCCACAACGCAGACACCGGCTGCTCCAGCAACGCCGATGAATGCAGCCGATACGCTGAAGAAGCTGAAGGAACAGGCTGCCACGATGACAGCCGAGCAGAAGCAGGCCGCTATCGCAACCGCCCGCAAGGCTGCTGAAGATGCTGCCAAGGCTGCTGGTCAGACCGCTGACCAGATCAAGGCCGCTGCGGATGCCGCAGAAAAAGTTATCAAGGATGCGCTCGGCGTTCAGTAAGAGCCGTTATCCCTGATGAAAATGGCCAGCCTCGTGCTGGCCATTTTATTTTTTGACAGGTGCGTCAACCCGTCTGGTCAACTTACTTCAGATCGCTCTCGCAATTGCGAAAGAATTTGAATAAAACAGTCATATGTCGATTTGGCGCCGTATCAGCGACTTCATTACCACCACTGCAATCGATGCCTTCTCCAGCATCATCGAGGCCGTGCGCACTGCGTTTGAGGGCGACCCCGAAACCCGCAGGCGCGTTGCTTTCTCGATTGCCATGATTGCGCTCTCTGCCAAGATGGCCAAGGCGGATGGTGTCGTAACCGAAGTCGAGGTCAAGGCATTCCATGAGATTTTCCACGTTCCGCCGCGCTATCAGGATCAGGTCACGCGGCTCTATAATCTCGCCAAGCAAGATGTGGCGGGTTACGAGACCTACGCAGCCCAGCTTGCTTCGCTTTGCGGTTCCGGCCAGCCGAATTGCAAGATGCTGGAAGACATTCTTGACGGCCTGTTCCACATTGCCAAATCGGATGGTGCGCTGCACGATAAAGAGCTGATCTTTCTGGGAACAGTCGCCGAGATTTTTGCATTGGATGAAGACCAGTTCGACAGCATTCTCGCGCGGCATGTCGGGCGCGGGCAGGCAGACCCCTTTATGGTGCTTGGGCTTACCCGCGGCGTTACCTTTGAAGAGGCGCGCAAGCGCTACCGGGCGCTGGTGCGCGAAAACCACCCGGATATGCTGATTGCGCGCGGTGTGCCGGAGGAATTTGTTGCGATTGCCAATCAGCGCATCGCTGCTATCAATGCGGCGTGGGAAAAAGTCGAAAAAGATCTGAAGGCATATGAACGCGTTTAAACCTGATCATTTACGCGCGGAAGTGCATCCTTCTCCGAATTTTGGCCCCCGCAAGGATGGCAAGCACCCTTCCATTCTGGTCCTGCATTATACGGGCATGGCGACAGGCGAGGCCGCGGAAAGCTGGCTGAGCAACCCGGAGAGTGAGGTTTCGGCCCATTACGTCGTGCATGAGGATGGCCGCGTTGTGCAACTCGTGCCTGAGAGCGAACGCGCATGGCATGCGGGCCAAAGCTCATGGAAGGGCGAGGTGGACATCAATTCCTCGTCCATTGGCATTGAAATCGTCAATGGCGGCCCGCTGCTGGATTTTCCTGATTTTGGCGATGTGCAGATTGATGCGGTCATTGACCTGTGCAAGGGCATTGTCTCGCGCCACAAGATGCGCCCCGAGAATGTACTCGCCCATTCGGATATTGCGCCCGCGCGCAAGATTGATCCGGGTGAAAAATTCCCGTGGCCGGTTCTTTACAATTCCGGGGTAGGGCACTGGGTGGCGCCATCGCCGATCCGCGGTGGCCGGTTCTTTTCCCTCGGTGATCAGGGCCAGCCGGTAGAGGCTTTGCAGGGCATGCTGGCCCTTTATGGCTATGATGTACCCATAGATGGTGTGTTCGGAAGGTCGACAGAATTAGGCATTTTAGCGTTCCAGCGCCATTTTCGCCCAGAAAAAGTCGACGGAGTCGCTGACATGTCAACCATCGAAACCCTTCACAGAGTACTTTCTGCACTCCCCGCGCTCATAGCATAACTATTTGTAAAAAAACGCTTTCTCTGCTGTTTTTTGTGCAGTGCAACCTATATATTTCAATGTGTTATACTTTGTTATTTGGCCGACCCATATTCGGCTGCATTGGACCGTCACATCCTTAGCCATTGTTCCGGTGGTGCCCTTTTTGATTTTTGGCGTGGAACGGGTCTGGTGGTGCGCTCGCATCGCCCAAGCGATTTAGACGGAAAACGATGACAAAAAAAATTGGTATGATTATCGCCCTTCTTGGGGCGACGGCCTTCTTTGGCTCAAGCGCAGCGTATAGTAGCCCGAAAGAGCCAACAAACCTGATGGACTACCTCAAGGCCAAACGGGATGCCGCTGAAAAGGAAAAGGCAAGCGGGAAATCCGCCAAGGCTGGACAGACAAGCGGCAAGGGCAAAAAGGTTGCCGTAAAGCAGCGGACCAGCAAAAAGGTTCTGGCATCAGCCAAGCGCCCAATCGTTGAAACCAAGGCTCGCATCAAGGTGACGATCCGCAACAGGAACCTTGCCAATGTCGATACAATGACAACGGCCAGCATCCCATCTTCCGTAGGATCGATAGGGTCGACGAAATATTCGACGATTATCAGTTCCTATGCCGCTTCTTACGGTGTGCCGGTTTCGCTCGCCAATGCGGTGGTACGGGTGGAAAGCAACTACCGCGCCGATATGACAGGAAGTGCCGGAGAAATCGGCCTCATGCAGATCAAGCTCGAAACCGCGCGCGGCCTTGGTTACACTGGTTCGCGGCAGGCGCTCTACAACCCGGAAACCAATATTCGCTGGGGCATGAAATATCTTGCCGGAGCGCATAAGCTTGGCAATGGCACGACCTGCGGTACAATTCTCAGATACAATGCCGGTCATGGCGCAACGCGCATGAATCCTGTTTCGGCCAACTATTGCGCCAAGGTGAAGATGGAAATGGCTTCCAACTAAACGGATCGCTCATTTCATCAAGAATTGTTCATAGACAAGGGCCGGATAACCAATCCGGCCTTTTTCATTTGCGTTTTGCCGCCGAAACCCTTTTATACGCTTCGTCAGCTGGCCGGGCAGCCGCGCATGTCAAAAGCCGAAAGGCGGCATGTGAGGAAAGTCCGGGCTCCAGGGAAACACGGTGCCGGATAACGTCCGGCGGGGGCGACCCCAGGGAAAGTGCCACAGAAAGGAAACCGCCCCGTCTTTCGTTGTGTCGGATCATGTCGATTGGACACAAGGAATGACGGGGTAAGGGTGAAAGGGTGGGGTAAGAGCCCACCGCGTTGCTGGTAACAGGAACGGCAAGGTAAACCCCACCGGGAGCAAAACCGAATAGGGACGGCGTGTCAGGCGAAAGTCTGACGATTGGTTTCCGGTCAGTCGTCCGGGTAGGTTGCAGGAGGCGGATGGTAACATCCGTCCAAGATGAATGGCTGCCGCGTTGGACGAAAGTCCAGCCATACAGAACCCGGCTTACAGGCCAGCTGACACTTCATTGTTTAATTTTGGCGATTGCACGCTTTTGTGTGGTTCGTGGTTCGACAGGCTCACCATGAGGGAGACGGGGCCGCAAGATAATCGCCAAAATTGCAGAATCTGGCTCTCTGCAATCCCTGACACAGGGAGAAGGGTGGGCTGTAAAGACAATCATCAACGTTGCAGAACCTCGCTCCCTGCAATCCTCACCCTCCCTCATGGTGAGCCTGTCGAACCACGGGAGATAGACATGCCACTCACCTTTTTCACATCCTTTCCAATCGCGCGCTTTTGGGTTCGATAAGCTTGCATCAATAGGTTTCGTGGTTCGACAGGCTCACCATGAGGGAGAGTGAGGATTGCAGGGAGTTAAATTCTGCAACCTTTGCGCTGCGATCTTTGCGATTGGCGTTGCATCCCCACTCTCCCTCATGGCGAACCACGAACCACGAACCATGCGCGATGCTGATGCATCCCACCAATCACCCCCATCACTCCCATTCCTAACCGTTCATTAAGCTTAATGAGCCATAAATTCAGAATCGCCGGAAGTGTGCTTGGTTGCAGGCTTGCTCCCATATGTGTTCTCTAATCCCATTGACGCCCATAGTGCCCCATGATATCGATTGGTTTCATCAGTAGCGTTCAGTCGACACGGTGTTTCCCGACATTGGATTTGGCATGCCAGGGCTTGCAATCGGCCCGTTTGGCTGATGCATGCGCGGCTATTGATGGGGCTCCAAGGGGTGGAGCAGGGGTGGAAATGAAACAGGCCCTCGTGGCGGAAACGGCGGTGTTGCGTTTTGAACCGGTTCCTCGGACATGTGACGAACAAGATCGATGCGAAGGGACGGGTATCCGTGCCGGCGCACTTTCGTTCGATCATCCAGCAGGCCGGCCATACGGAACTCTACGCGCTGCGTTCGCTGCATCTGCCTGCCCTCGATGCGGGCGGACCGGATCTGCTGACACGCTTCGACAAACGGCTGGCGAGCGAGGACCCCTTCGCCGAGATGGCGGACGATATGTCTTTTTATCTGCACGCGGATGGCGGTTTTCTGAAACTGGACGCGGATGGCCGCATCACGGTGACGGACTTTCTGCGGGAGCATACGGGCATTACCGGGGATGTGACCTTTGCGGGGGCGAACACGCATTTTCAGATGTGGCAGCCGGATCAGTTCGAAGCGCATCGGGCAAAGGTTCGTCAACGCCTGATGGAACGGCGTCTTCAGGAAAATCAGACAGGAAACGGATAATGGCAGGTGCAGGCGGTCAGGATAATGCGCGCCACATACCGGTCCTGCTCGATGAAGTCATTGCTGCGCTGAAACCCGGACCGGGTCAGTTGATCATCGATGGTACGTTCGGTGCTGGCGGCTATACAACACGTATTCTCGAAACCGGTGCCTCGGTTACGGCAATCGACCGCGACCCGTCAGCCATTGAAGCCGGGCGCGCTTTGGAAAAAGCCCATCAGGGCCGTCTCACGCTGGTACAAGGAACATTCTCGACGCTTGATCAGGTTGCGCTGCTTGGCGCTCCTGATGGCATCGTGCTCGATATCGGCGTGTCCTCCATGCAGATAGACGAGGCGGAGCGCGGCTTTTCCTTCCAGAAGGACGGCCCGCTTGATATGCGCATGTCGAGTTCGGGCCCAAGCGCTGCCGATGTGGTCAATCGCCTCAAAACCGGCGATCTGGCCCGTATCTTCAATTTCCTTGGTGAAGAGCGCCATGCGGGCCGTATCGCGCGCATGATTGAAAAGCGCCGCACCACCGAGCCTTTTCATCGCACCCGTGACCTTGCCAATGCCATCGAAGCGCTGGTCGGGCGTAATCCGAAGATTCCGATTCATCCGGCAACCCGCGTGTTTCAGGCGTTGCGCATTTTCGTCAATGACGAGCTTGGCGAACTTGTCCGTGCCCTGCACGCTGCCGAACGGGCACTCAAGCCGGGCGGTCGTCTGGTTGTCGTCACCTTTCATTCGCTGGAAGACCGCATCGTCAAACGCTTCTTCAATGATCGCGCCGGTTCAAGCGGCGGCTCGCGCCACCTGCCGCAGGTGCATGTGCGTCTGGCGAGCTTCGCGCCCATTGGCAAAGGCGTTGTTGCACCCGGCGATGCTGAAACCGAAAGCAATCCGCGGGCACGCTCGGCCAAGCTACGCGCCGCTATCCGCACCGAAAATCCGCCGCTTGCTGAAGATCATTCGATCTATGGCCTGCCCAATCTTCCGCATTTTCATGAAACGGCGAGGAGCTGATCCATGCTGCGCACCTTCGACATCATATTGATCGGGCTGATGATCGCAGCTGCGGGCATAACGTATAAAATCAAGCATGACGCTGAAAAGCAGATGACGGAAGTCCACAAGATCGAACGTATGATCTCCGATGAGAAAGATACGATTGATCTTCTGAAAGCCGACTGGAGCCTGCTCACCCAGCCAAGCCGGTTGCAGAAGCTTGTCGCCTCGTTTCAGGGCCAGCTGAATCTGCAGCCGGTTGAAGCGCAGCAGATCGCCAACCTCAATGAAATCCCCAGAGCCAAGCCAGCGGCTGAAAAGATTGATGACGTTGCCAACCTCATCACCGAGGCCGATGCGGGGCATGCAATCAAGAAGACCGATGCGATCAAGACAGGCAGCGTGAGCAAGCCTGCGGCTGGTGTCCCTGGTGCAAAGCCAAAGGGAGCTGCGCATTAACATGGCGATCTGGATCAAACGTAAAACAGCGCAGTTGGAAAACGGAACAGTTCCGGCATTCGAACTGGATGCGAAGAAGAAAAAATCAGGCAATCGCGCGCGCAACCGTGTGATGATGGCCATGATATGCTTTGTCGGCATTTATGGCGTCATTGGCGGGCGGCTGATTTTCTACGGCATGCAGGAAGACACGACGGGTTATAACGGCCCGACCGGCACTGTGCTTGCCTCGCGTCCGGATATTCTCGATCGCAATGGCGAAGTGCTGGCAACCGATATCAAGACCGCATCGCTCTATGCCGAGCCGCGCAAAATCATCGACCCCGATGAAGCCTATGAATTGCTCTCAACGGTTCTGCCTGATCTCAACTTCGAACAAACCTATGCCCGCCTGAAAAGCGGTGCGGGCTTTGCCTGGCTCAAGCGCGGTCTGACGCCGCAGCAGAAAAGCCAGATCATGGCACTCGGCATTCCCGGCATCGGCTTCCGCACGGAAAAGTCGCGCTTCTATCCGGGTGGCCCGACCGCCTCGCACATCCTTGGTCTCGTCAATATCGACAATCAGGGCATTGCCGGCATGGAGAAATATATTGACGGGCAGGGACTGACCGATCTGCGCGATGTCGGACTTGCCGATGGCCGTTCGCTGGAGCCGGTGCGCCTGTCGATTGATCTGCGTGTCCAGCACGTGGTGCGCGATGTCGTTGTGACCGCGATGCAGAAGTACCGTGCTATTGCAGCGGGCGCTGTTGTTCTCAACGTCAACACCGGCGAAGTCATGGCCATGGCCTCGGCGCCGGATTTTGATCCGAACAACCCGTTCAACGCGCTCGACAAGGACCATCTGAACCGCATGTCGGCTGGCCTTTACGAAATGGGCTCGACGATCAAGAGTTTTACGACAGCCATGTCGCTCGATCATGGTGCAACGCTCAACACCACCTATGATGCGACGCGTCCGATCACTATTGGCCGTCAGACGATCCACGATTTCCACGGCAAGGCGCGCGTACTGACCCTGCCTGAAGTCTTTGTATTCTCATCGAATATTGGTTCGGCGCGTGAAGCCGATGCTGTTGGCATTGAAAATCACCGGGCATTCCTGACCCGCCTCGGCCTGCTTGATCCGATGAAGACGGAACTGCCTGAAGTTGCCAAGCCATACTCGCCAAAAGTGTGGAAGAAGGTGAATTCGATCACGATTTCCTTCGGTCACGGCATGGCGACAACGCCGCTGCAAACGGCTGTGGGTGCTGCGGCGCTGGTCAAT encodes:
- the mraZ gene encoding division/cell wall cluster transcriptional repressor MraZ encodes the protein MNRFLGHVTNKIDAKGRVSVPAHFRSIIQQAGHTELYALRSLHLPALDAGGPDLLTRFDKRLASEDPFAEMADDMSFYLHADGGFLKLDADGRITVTDFLREHTGITGDVTFAGANTHFQMWQPDQFEAHRAKVRQRLMERRLQENQTGNG
- the rsmH gene encoding 16S rRNA (cytosine(1402)-N(4))-methyltransferase RsmH codes for the protein MAGAGGQDNARHIPVLLDEVIAALKPGPGQLIIDGTFGAGGYTTRILETGASVTAIDRDPSAIEAGRALEKAHQGRLTLVQGTFSTLDQVALLGAPDGIVLDIGVSSMQIDEAERGFSFQKDGPLDMRMSSSGPSAADVVNRLKTGDLARIFNFLGEERHAGRIARMIEKRRTTEPFHRTRDLANAIEALVGRNPKIPIHPATRVFQALRIFVNDELGELVRALHAAERALKPGGRLVVVTFHSLEDRIVKRFFNDRAGSSGGSRHLPQVHVRLASFAPIGKGVVAPGDAETESNPRARSAKLRAAIRTENPPLAEDHSIYGLPNLPHFHETARS
- a CDS encoding peptidoglycan D,D-transpeptidase FtsI family protein, with amino-acid sequence MAIWIKRKTAQLENGTVPAFELDAKKKKSGNRARNRVMMAMICFVGIYGVIGGRLIFYGMQEDTTGYNGPTGTVLASRPDILDRNGEVLATDIKTASLYAEPRKIIDPDEAYELLSTVLPDLNFEQTYARLKSGAGFAWLKRGLTPQQKSQIMALGIPGIGFRTEKSRFYPGGPTASHILGLVNIDNQGIAGMEKYIDGQGLTDLRDVGLADGRSLEPVRLSIDLRVQHVVRDVVVTAMQKYRAIAAGAVVLNVNTGEVMAMASAPDFDPNNPFNALDKDHLNRMSAGLYEMGSTIKSFTTAMSLDHGATLNTTYDATRPITIGRQTIHDFHGKARVLTLPEVFVFSSNIGSAREADAVGIENHRAFLTRLGLLDPMKTELPEVAKPYSPKVWKKVNSITISFGHGMATTPLQTAVGAAALVNGGKLIEPTFLPRTLAQAQSMAEQVIKPKTSDDMRYLYKLNGDTGSGRNANVKGYRVGGKTGTADKVVNGRYAKDLRFNAFVAAFPIEKPEYVVLTIIDEPKPAEGQSSGIAAYNAAPMVAEIIRRSASFLGVKPDFGQQVTPLQVSYDSDE
- a CDS encoding lytic transglycosylase domain-containing protein gives rise to the protein MTKKIGMIIALLGATAFFGSSAAYSSPKEPTNLMDYLKAKRDAAEKEKASGKSAKAGQTSGKGKKVAVKQRTSKKVLASAKRPIVETKARIKVTIRNRNLANVDTMTTASIPSSVGSIGSTKYSTIISSYAASYGVPVSLANAVVRVESNYRADMTGSAGEIGLMQIKLETARGLGYTGSRQALYNPETNIRWGMKYLAGAHKLGNGTTCGTILRYNAGHGATRMNPVSANYCAKVKMEMASN
- a CDS encoding J domain-containing protein gives rise to the protein MSIWRRISDFITTTAIDAFSSIIEAVRTAFEGDPETRRRVAFSIAMIALSAKMAKADGVVTEVEVKAFHEIFHVPPRYQDQVTRLYNLAKQDVAGYETYAAQLASLCGSGQPNCKMLEDILDGLFHIAKSDGALHDKELIFLGTVAEIFALDEDQFDSILARHVGRGQADPFMVLGLTRGVTFEEARKRYRALVRENHPDMLIARGVPEEFVAIANQRIAAINAAWEKVEKDLKAYERV
- the ftsL gene encoding cell division protein FtsL, translated to MLRTFDIILIGLMIAAAGITYKIKHDAEKQMTEVHKIERMISDEKDTIDLLKADWSLLTQPSRLQKLVASFQGQLNLQPVEAQQIANLNEIPRAKPAAEKIDDVANLITEADAGHAIKKTDAIKTGSVSKPAAGVPGAKPKGAAH
- a CDS encoding N-acetylmuramoyl-L-alanine amidase; translation: MNAFKPDHLRAEVHPSPNFGPRKDGKHPSILVLHYTGMATGEAAESWLSNPESEVSAHYVVHEDGRVVQLVPESERAWHAGQSSWKGEVDINSSSIGIEIVNGGPLLDFPDFGDVQIDAVIDLCKGIVSRHKMRPENVLAHSDIAPARKIDPGEKFPWPVLYNSGVGHWVAPSPIRGGRFFSLGDQGQPVEALQGMLALYGYDVPIDGVFGRSTELGILAFQRHFRPEKVDGVADMSTIETLHRVLSALPALIA